One part of the Prunus persica cultivar Lovell chromosome G5, Prunus_persica_NCBIv2, whole genome shotgun sequence genome encodes these proteins:
- the LOC18777413 gene encoding zinc finger CCCH domain-containing protein 56, which translates to MDYGRETNVVQVITGNSVGGDIWSADQAVWATEDEYRVWNNGDALADTMSNSNYDQRQSQSRSGSEPPNKKSRNSQDATSSNRSKAIGKMFFKTKLCCKFRAGTCPYVTNCNFAHSIEELRRPPPNWQEIVAAHEEEKGVSSEPREEYQIPIVSTGYGVETQRSYKGRHCKKFYTEEGCPYGDNCTFLHDEQSKNRESVAISLGPGGYGGAANGANNKPSNWKTRICNKWELTGYCPFGSKCHFAHGVAELHRYGGGLVEGDVRESSSAPPDNKQGGVPSKTPADTVVVSVPLVPHSDVYHLGVPSQRSSIVIQRPGQRAHQKWKGPDKISRIYGDWIDEIE; encoded by the exons ATGGATTATGGAAGAGAAACTAATGTAGTGCAAGTAATCACTGGGAATAGTGTTGGCGGTGATATTTGGTCTGCTGATCAAGCAGTTTGGGCTACTGAGGATGAGTACCGAGTTTGGAATAATGGTGACGCGTTGGCGGACACCATGTCCAACTCGAATTATGATCAAAGGCAATCTCAAAGTCGCTCTGGAAGCGAACCCCCAAATAAGAAATCAAGGAACTCCCAAGATGCAACTTCGTCTAACCGGTCAAAAGCCATTGGGAAAATGTTTTTCAAAACCAAACTTTGTTGCAAATTCCGTGCTGGGACGTGCCCCTACGTCACTAATTGCAACTTTGCTCATAGCATTGAGGAGCTTCGAAGGCCACCTCCAAATTGGCAAGAAATTGTGGCTGCTCATGAGGAAGAAAAGGGGGTATCTTCGGAGCCAAGGGAAGAATATCAAATTCCAATAGTCTCTACAGGTTATGGTGTGGAGACTCAGAGGTCGTATAAAGGGAGGCATTGCAAGAAGTTTTATACTGAGGAAGGCTGCCCTTATGGGGATAATTGTACTTTTCTTCATGATGAGCAGTCGAAGAATCGAGAGAGTGTGGCAATAAGTTTAGGTCCAGGAGGGTATGGTGGTGCTGCAAATGGAGCAAATAACAAGCCATCAAATTGGAAAACAAGGATTTGCAATAAGTGGGAATTGACAGGATATTGCCCATTTGGAAGTAAATGCCATTTTGCTCACGGCGTTGCAG AATTACACCGATATGGTGGTGGGCTTGTGGAGGGGGACGTTAGAGAGTCTTCTTCAGCCCCTCCTGACAATAAGCAGGGTGGAGTACCTTCTAAAACCCCAGCAGATACTGTGGTAGTATCAGTCCCGCTAGTTCCTCATTCTGATGTTTATCACCTCGGAGTTCCATCACAAAGATCATCGATTGTAATTCAGAGGCCTGGGCAGAGAGCCCATCAGAAATGGAAGGGACCAGACAAAATCAGTAGGATATATGGTGACTGGATTGATGAGATCGAATAA